GTCCTACAACAACAAGGAAAACCCGCTCTACGAAAACTTTGATCGCCTGCTGGAGATCACCAAGGAATACGACGCCACCCTGTCACTGGGGGATGGTTTCCGCCCCGGCTGTCTGGCCGATGCCACTGACCGGGCCCAGATTCATGAGCTGATCATCCTGGGTGAGCTGACCCAGCGGGCCTGGGATGCCGGGGTCCAGGTCATGATCGAGGGGCCGGGCCATGTGCCGCTCAACCAGATTCAGACCAACATTCAGCTCCAGAAACGGCTCTGCCACGGTGCGCCGTTCTATGTACTGGGACCGCTGGTGACCGACATCGCGCCGGGTTACGACCATATCACCTGTGCCATTGGCGGCGCCATCGCCGGGGCGGCCGGAGCAGACTTCCTCTGCTACGTCACCCCGTCTGAACACCTGGCCCTGCCGGAGATCGAGGATGTCCGCAACGGCGTGATCGCCTCCCGGATTGCCGCCCATGCCGCCGACATCTGCAAGGGACTGCCCGGTGCCATTGAGAAAGATAACGCCATGGCCAGGGCACGTAAAAAGCTCGACTGGGAGGGGCAGTTTGCCCTGGCCCTTGACCCGGACCGGGCCCGGGAGTATCGTGCCAACTCACCGGTATCCGAGCATGGCGCCTGCACCATGTGCGGGGAGTTTTGC
Above is a window of Trichlorobacter lovleyi SZ DNA encoding:
- the thiC gene encoding phosphomethylpyrimidine synthase ThiC; its protein translation is MTQLEAARKGIITDKMKTAATAEGVTPEFIRDGIAKGTIIISHNDKTHQHGIPLAVGTGLRTKVNANIGTSADDTDITKELEKARVAVKHGADAIMDLSTGGPVDEIRRAIVAETTACIGSVPLYQAATDTVRVKKKALVDMTADDIFKGIIKHLDDGVDFITVHCGVTRSTVERMKNEGRIMDVVSRGGSFTIEWMSYNNKENPLYENFDRLLEITKEYDATLSLGDGFRPGCLADATDRAQIHELIILGELTQRAWDAGVQVMIEGPGHVPLNQIQTNIQLQKRLCHGAPFYVLGPLVTDIAPGYDHITCAIGGAIAGAAGADFLCYVTPSEHLALPEIEDVRNGVIASRIAAHAADICKGLPGAIEKDNAMARARKKLDWEGQFALALDPDRAREYRANSPVSEHGACTMCGEFCAYKVMDEAMKR